The following coding sequences are from one Gemmatimonadales bacterium window:
- a CDS encoding homoserine dehydrogenase — protein sequence MTVPTPSSTPAAAARPLRVAILGFGTVGSSVARILVERPDLADRLQLTHVYNRGIDRKRVDWLPSVVWTEDLDAIFAAQPDVIVELAGGIDPAGSWVRRGLGQGASVVTANKLLVAAHGPELLHLAVANGAQLRFEAAVGGGIPLIHGIKEGLAGDRLSRVTGILNGTCNYILSRMAATGEPMDTVLVDARRLGYAEADPSADLDGLDAGAKIVVLAGIAFHRHLALDAVPRRSIRPISSDDFRYAARLGCTIRQLASVEAASPDTFHAFVGPALVPANSSLGRNEGADNFVTVTGQFLGVSSFSGPGAGGSATAVAVVSDLLSLAARPGRDVREEWQPAALVPPPLRPYYVRFVVRDRPGIITTIAAAFERHGIDIDAVLQEPGYPKDALPFVITVEPCEQAALEAALADTAGADFLAAVPLALPILLA from the coding sequence ATGACCGTCCCGACCCCTTCGAGCACCCCGGCCGCCGCCGCCCGACCCTTGCGCGTGGCCATTCTGGGCTTCGGGACCGTCGGTTCGTCGGTCGCCCGGATTCTGGTCGAGCGCCCCGACCTGGCCGATCGGCTCCAGCTGACCCACGTCTACAACCGCGGGATCGACCGGAAACGAGTCGACTGGCTTCCGTCCGTGGTCTGGACCGAGGATCTCGACGCGATCTTTGCCGCCCAGCCCGACGTCATCGTCGAGCTGGCCGGCGGCATCGACCCCGCCGGCTCCTGGGTTCGCCGCGGGCTCGGCCAGGGCGCCTCGGTCGTTACCGCCAACAAGCTCCTGGTTGCCGCGCACGGGCCGGAACTGCTCCACCTGGCCGTTGCCAACGGTGCGCAGCTTCGTTTCGAAGCTGCGGTGGGCGGCGGCATTCCGCTGATCCACGGCATCAAAGAGGGCCTCGCCGGCGACCGGCTCTCCCGGGTCACCGGCATCCTCAACGGCACCTGCAACTACATCCTGAGCCGAATGGCCGCCACCGGCGAGCCGATGGACACCGTCCTCGTCGATGCGCGGCGGCTGGGCTACGCCGAGGCAGATCCGAGCGCTGATCTCGACGGCCTCGATGCGGGCGCCAAGATCGTGGTACTCGCCGGCATCGCTTTTCACCGCCATCTCGCGCTCGACGCCGTGCCTCGGCGCTCGATCCGCCCGATCAGCAGCGACGACTTTCGCTACGCGGCACGACTGGGCTGCACCATCCGCCAGCTGGCGTCAGTCGAGGCGGCCAGCCCCGACACGTTCCACGCCTTCGTCGGCCCGGCGCTCGTCCCGGCCAACTCGAGCCTGGGCCGCAACGAGGGCGCCGACAACTTCGTCACGGTGACCGGACAGTTCCTCGGTGTGAGCAGCTTCAGCGGACCTGGCGCCGGCGGCTCGGCGACCGCGGTGGCTGTCGTCTCCGATCTTCTCTCGCTTGCCGCGCGGCCCGGCCGCGACGTGCGCGAGGAGTGGCAGCCGGCGGCGCTCGTGCCGCCGCCGCTCCGGCCCTACTACGTCCGGTTCGTGGTGCGTGACCGGCCCGGCATCATCACGACGATCGCCGCCGCCTTCGAGCGCCACGGCATCGACATCGATGCGGTGCTCCAGGAGCCGGGCTACCCGAAGGATGCCCTGCCGTTCGTGATCACGGTCGAGCCCTGCGAGCAGGCCGCCCTCGAGGCCGCGCTGGCCGATACTGCCGGGGCCGATTTCCTGGCAGCGGTTCCCCTGGCGCTGCCGATCCTCCTCGCCTGA
- a CDS encoding AAA family ATPase: MLYRLRGDLGQDPIVSRGRDGVLALVLDVVSDRDLFLAATQERRFADAVDLYTGKFFPAFAAQGAARFEQWADLQRAQLKEAFLRSATEAVRQALDQPDNKTAARLAAKARDCCPESQAAWCLLLEALVAGGNRARAFLETDRLLAHLAADGEAIEPATERLIAKVRQVEAVASPSASEPPGGPLATELAGREAEFAMLMEAWRRCERNRAVHIHLTAPAGLGKTRLLRELANRLRPNRAAIALIGAIPGEREVDHAFLSDAVEALTLPGWRAIAPGTLAELSALAPSLSAYHQGRGDGRSRIGSTATLIRSMTELVSCVAGEAPLALLLDDLHWGDDQSLQIINGLINRLKSERVLIVTTARPTSRLVPVTPSTEFIELAPLTAGAVLDMLASLGADVRTYDVTALAEVLHAKSHGSPLLVLEQLHLALQRGRLQIDENGWTWANPATALKDFGDDDPLRLRIEGLSTAAQKLLLLISTAQAPVPLEVLTSADADAHEIVLQLERDGLVARMGQLLHPAHDEVAAAALRSAPDLERRKAHRVLGEWLFSQLEKDRTAYRRSARHLREAEQPDRLRALFWAQVTLTRRQGSETPIRDLARSALGPDATTAASAALVRSLGWVRRLTYARRSRAALLAGAVAIGTAVVGSLVVDPAPEPEAILLVSGGDPATGVRVYGVPISSARWAGTDTIVPRERQELGRLPTGHLPYYSLALNPDRRLVFDEVVGDSGGIDLMMLEGRRIRRLTFTPGDDISPSWSPDGRLLVFATARWTPPGDEDSDLAVLDPETGAVRQLTRGRHYDSAPRWSPDGIHIAFDRIAAETGLHQICAVTFDGLTERCAPGATVAHVRNHGWLSSDRILFARNGAGGSSLVTSWFPLRDSLSTVRQIETRVDRLAPGTSFATAIGPPTSTWQIVDTERQDERHLTLQQRGPEITTGWFVPNGRHRYLAAMRIDPGVGAAIAGLDHRLRAVGYDTVGRPIEVSLQVLRWTVDDSTLARIDPTTGQLFARKEGTVRVGVSAGGWRTASIEIPIVANAVETQSTETWTEPLDERWQTYGDPLPSITTGPGGLPALLNGGDNTFSSGVLSRTTIAGQSFGVEALVSTPIDRPKWQRLNLKLIKDVEFAVRAPHGVGICSYLIPVSEGVEQMRIFTVTGLAAPTSTVQTSGEWYRFRIQAFPDATCGVAIDGVPLARVPAQLKAGDAWHFMIDGQTVGTQMLVGPIETWTGVKTDIDWSVVGATGPVTP; this comes from the coding sequence GTGCTGTATCGCCTGCGCGGCGACCTCGGACAGGATCCCATCGTGTCGCGAGGGCGCGACGGGGTCCTGGCATTGGTTCTCGACGTCGTCTCCGATCGGGATCTCTTTCTGGCAGCAACCCAGGAACGACGCTTCGCAGACGCCGTCGACTTGTATACAGGAAAGTTCTTCCCGGCCTTCGCAGCACAGGGAGCGGCCAGGTTCGAGCAATGGGCAGACCTGCAGCGGGCGCAGCTCAAAGAGGCCTTCCTCCGCTCCGCGACGGAGGCCGTCCGGCAGGCGCTCGACCAGCCGGACAACAAGACGGCAGCCCGCCTCGCGGCCAAGGCCCGGGATTGCTGCCCGGAGTCTCAAGCCGCTTGGTGCCTGCTGCTCGAAGCCCTGGTGGCCGGGGGTAACCGTGCCCGAGCGTTCCTCGAAACCGACCGTCTCCTTGCCCACCTCGCCGCCGATGGCGAAGCAATCGAGCCCGCGACCGAACGGCTCATCGCGAAGGTCCGCCAAGTGGAGGCTGTTGCCTCGCCTTCGGCCTCCGAGCCGCCAGGCGGCCCACTGGCTACCGAGCTGGCCGGACGGGAAGCCGAGTTTGCCATGCTCATGGAGGCCTGGCGCCGCTGCGAGCGCAATCGGGCTGTCCACATCCATCTCACCGCCCCGGCCGGACTCGGCAAGACTCGGCTGCTTCGTGAGCTGGCCAACCGGCTGCGTCCGAACCGGGCCGCCATTGCCCTGATAGGCGCGATTCCAGGAGAGCGCGAAGTCGATCACGCCTTCCTCAGCGACGCCGTCGAAGCCCTGACGCTCCCCGGCTGGCGCGCCATCGCGCCTGGCACACTCGCGGAGCTGAGTGCGCTGGCTCCCTCGCTTTCGGCCTACCATCAGGGTCGTGGGGACGGTCGCTCACGGATCGGATCCACGGCCACCTTGATTCGGTCGATGACGGAGCTCGTCTCGTGCGTGGCAGGCGAAGCGCCGCTTGCTCTGCTGCTCGACGATCTGCATTGGGGCGACGACCAGTCACTGCAGATCATCAACGGTCTGATTAACCGTCTCAAGAGCGAGCGGGTGCTGATCGTGACGACGGCACGCCCCACGTCGCGCCTGGTGCCCGTGACGCCCTCAACCGAGTTCATCGAGCTTGCTCCCCTCACGGCGGGTGCGGTGCTCGACATGCTGGCGAGTCTGGGAGCAGATGTCAGGACCTATGACGTGACGGCGCTGGCTGAAGTGCTGCACGCCAAATCGCACGGCTCGCCGTTGCTCGTGTTGGAGCAGCTGCACCTGGCCTTGCAACGGGGCCGGTTGCAGATCGATGAGAACGGCTGGACCTGGGCCAACCCCGCCACCGCACTGAAGGACTTCGGCGACGACGATCCGCTTCGGCTTCGGATCGAGGGGCTCTCGACCGCCGCCCAAAAACTGTTGTTGCTGATCAGCACGGCGCAGGCACCCGTGCCACTCGAGGTCCTCACCTCGGCCGACGCTGATGCCCACGAGATCGTGCTCCAGCTGGAGAGGGATGGCCTCGTCGCAAGGATGGGCCAGCTGCTCCATCCGGCACACGACGAGGTCGCGGCAGCCGCGCTCCGAAGTGCGCCCGACCTGGAGCGCCGCAAGGCTCATCGTGTGCTGGGTGAATGGCTGTTCTCCCAGCTCGAGAAGGACCGCACCGCGTACCGACGCTCGGCGCGGCATCTTCGCGAGGCCGAGCAACCGGATCGACTGCGTGCGCTATTCTGGGCCCAGGTCACCCTGACTCGACGGCAGGGAAGCGAGACCCCGATTCGCGATCTGGCCCGCTCTGCGTTGGGGCCTGACGCAACCACAGCAGCGTCTGCGGCGCTGGTGCGCTCGCTGGGCTGGGTCCGGCGGCTGACTTACGCGAGACGCTCGCGCGCCGCGCTTCTCGCGGGGGCGGTGGCCATCGGCACTGCTGTCGTCGGTTCGCTCGTCGTGGACCCGGCGCCAGAGCCGGAGGCTATTCTGCTCGTAAGCGGGGGTGACCCCGCGACCGGCGTGCGGGTCTATGGGGTTCCGATCAGCTCTGCACGCTGGGCCGGCACGGATACAATCGTACCTCGGGAACGTCAGGAACTTGGCCGGCTCCCCACTGGGCACCTACCCTACTATAGCCTGGCTCTAAACCCTGACCGGCGGCTGGTGTTCGACGAGGTGGTTGGAGATTCCGGCGGGATCGACCTGATGATGCTGGAGGGCAGGCGGATTCGCCGCCTTACGTTCACTCCAGGAGATGACATCTCGCCCAGCTGGTCGCCTGACGGCCGCTTGCTGGTGTTTGCCACCGCGCGATGGACGCCGCCTGGCGACGAGGACAGTGATCTTGCTGTTCTCGATCCAGAGACGGGTGCCGTCAGACAGCTGACCCGAGGGCGCCACTACGATTCGGCTCCCAGGTGGTCTCCTGACGGGATCCACATCGCGTTCGATCGCATCGCGGCAGAAACAGGATTGCACCAGATCTGTGCTGTGACGTTCGACGGCCTGACTGAGCGATGCGCGCCAGGCGCCACGGTCGCCCACGTTCGGAATCACGGTTGGTTGAGTAGCGACCGAATCCTGTTCGCGAGAAACGGGGCCGGCGGGAGCTCACTCGTGACGAGCTGGTTTCCGCTCCGTGATTCGCTTTCGACTGTAAGACAGATCGAAACACGGGTCGATCGCCTGGCACCAGGGACCAGCTTTGCGACGGCCATTGGACCCCCGACCTCGACCTGGCAGATCGTCGACACCGAACGTCAAGACGAACGACACCTAACGCTCCAGCAGAGAGGGCCCGAAATCACGACAGGATGGTTCGTACCGAACGGGAGGCATCGCTATCTCGCGGCCATGCGTATCGACCCAGGAGTAGGTGCCGCCATCGCGGGGTTGGATCACAGGCTTCGTGCGGTTGGATACGATACGGTTGGCCGGCCTATCGAGGTTTCTCTGCAAGTCCTCCGATGGACCGTGGACGATTCGACGCTCGCACGGATAGATCCCACGACCGGTCAACTGTTCGCTCGCAAGGAAGGCACAGTCCGCGTAGGCGTTTCGGCAGGAGGCTGGAGGACGGCCTCAATCGAGATACCCATCGTGGCGAACGCTGTCGAAACGCAGTCGACCGAGACGTGGACCGAGCCACTCGATGAGCGTTGGCAGACGTACGGTGATCCGCTGCCATCGATCACGACCGGTCCGGGCGGGCTGCCCGCCTTGCTCAACGGGGGCGACAACACGTTCTCGAGCGGGGTGCTCAGTCGCACTACTATTGCTGGGCAGAGCTTCGGGGTTGAGGCTCTTGTCTCGACACCAATTGACAGGCCGAAGTGGCAACGCCTCAATTTGAAGCTGATCAAAGATGTGGAGTTCGCGGTTCGCGCTCCCCACGGTGTCGGAATCTGCAGCTACTTGATACCTGTCAGCGAGGGTGTCGAGCAGATGCGTATCTTCACTGTGACGGGGCTCGCCGCTCCGACGAGTACCGTGCAGACGAGCGGCGAGTGGTACCGCTTCCGTATCCAGGCCTTCCCGGATGCGACGTGTGGCGTCGCAATCGACGGTGTGCCGCTGGCTCGTGTTCCGGCACAGCTGAAAGCCGGTGACGCTTGGCACTTCATGATCGACGGTCAAACTGTCGGAACCCAGATGCTGGTCGGTCCCATCGAGACCTGGACTGGTGTCAAGACGGATATCGACTGGAGCGTGGTCGGCGCCACTGGTCCGGTTACCCCGTGA
- a CDS encoding RDD family protein has product MICPACNKEISADGYFCQWCAAYLPAQQIGQKASVFRRFVAFALDPIIAVVLYFLGISLIGGMLGPDLGAAAAVLLPIAYFIWYLTLMRKGLSPGKQLLGLQVVNQQSGAIPGLATMFVREIVGRFLSGLVFGVGYLWALFDKNAQAWHDKLAGTVVVAVSKSPVET; this is encoded by the coding sequence ATGATCTGCCCAGCGTGCAACAAGGAAATCTCCGCCGACGGATATTTCTGCCAGTGGTGTGCGGCCTACCTCCCCGCGCAGCAGATTGGCCAGAAGGCCAGTGTGTTCCGCCGCTTCGTCGCATTCGCTCTCGACCCGATCATCGCGGTCGTGCTGTATTTCCTGGGTATCAGCCTGATCGGTGGCATGCTTGGGCCTGACCTAGGCGCCGCCGCTGCTGTGCTTCTCCCGATCGCGTACTTCATCTGGTATCTGACGCTCATGCGGAAAGGCTTGAGCCCCGGCAAGCAGCTGCTTGGTCTCCAGGTCGTGAACCAGCAAAGCGGCGCGATTCCGGGGTTGGCGACGATGTTCGTTCGGGAAATCGTCGGTCGCTTCCTGAGCGGATTGGTGTTCGGAGTCGGATACCTTTGGGCGCTGTTCGACAAGAACGCCCAGGCGTGGCACGACAAACTCGCGGGGACGGTCGTGGTCGCCGTCTCCAAGAGTCCGGTCGAAACCTGA